A single region of the Bicyclus anynana chromosome 14, ilBicAnyn1.1, whole genome shotgun sequence genome encodes:
- the LOC112044472 gene encoding allatostatin, producing MNSSTHSSSLVIFLGTLAMLMISASTAPMESDDEQQENTLVARPEDVGDLSVPWEALNTAALRKLLLQLDADDRFSMSPRVGRSWPQGEPRGWGLRTMDGRIARQWRADKRQVRFRQCYFNPISCFRK from the exons ATGAACTCGAGTACACACAGCAGCAGTCTCGTGATCTTTCTCGGCACTCTGGCGATGTTGATGATATCTGCTAGCACGGCGCCTATG GAGTCCGATGACGAACAACAAGAGAACACGTTGGTGGCTCGGCCTGAAGACGTTGGAGATCTTTCAGTGCCCTGGGAGGCCCTTAACACCGCTGCACTCCGCAAGTTGCTGCTGCAACTCGACGCTGATGACAG ATTCAGCATGAGCCCGCGCGTAGGTCGCTCGTGGCCGCAAGGGGAGCCCCGTGGCTGGGGTCTCCGCACCATGGATGGAAGGATCGCTCGGCAGTGGCGCGCGGACAAGCGGCAGGTTCGCTTCCGACAGTGCTACTTCAACCCCATCTCTTGCTTCCGCAAGTGA
- the LOC112044456 gene encoding ovarian-specific serine/threonine-protein kinase Lok, which translates to MAIKPMCDDVVPEHNSDDSDTENTLTQNSQHVWSPPIEFTFATPNINWGRLYSIAGKHFWKNSEYPKYYDLVQPEFSLGRALICTFVTKKNLIKENTVKCVSKKHFVIKRDLRKPLTPAIITDLSYNGTYINYVKLGHGCSRVLNDKDVISVTHVFCKTFKYKDLWKK; encoded by the exons ATGGCAATAAAACCAATGTGTGACGATGTCGTTCCGGAGCACAACAGTGATGATAGTGACACTGAAAATACTCTTACGCAAAATTCGCAACATGTATGGAGTCCACCAATCGAATTCACATTTGCTACTCCGAATATTAATTGGGGAAGGCTCTATTCCATAGCCGGAAAACATTTTTGGAAAAATTCCGAATATCCGAAATATTATG ATCTTGTTCAACCTGAATTTTCTCTTGGAAGGGCTCTCATTTGTACTtttgtcacaaaaaaaaacttgatcaAAGAAAATACTGTAAAATGTGTTAGCAAGAAACATTTTGTGATTAAGAGAGACTTGAG GAAACCTCTCACTCCTGCTATAATCACAGATTTATCATACAATGGAacttatataaattatgtaaaacttgGGCATGGCTGCAGCAGAGTTCTTAATGATAAGGATGTAATATCAGTAACACATGTGTTTTGTAAAA caTTTAAGTACAAGGATCtctggaaaaaataa